A region from the Curtobacterium sp. MCBA15_012 genome encodes:
- a CDS encoding TerD family protein, producing the protein MFGIGKKKTTTTPEGAAPGVAAPDATAAGATTAAAASAPASDLGLAKGRISLEKRQVVSLTKTPTITVTISWPNATDYDVFALVQYQDGHVETVAQFGTKDDRKSSPRTADGTVVHRGDERRGAGRTTMADEVIDITLNPSIARIVPVVYSAQSNGTGSFRRYQVSTAVDNGAGDVVEIAARDADANDKVYTCVPAVITNGDHVRIEKLEAYSKPGSERRPVVEADGTVRMDAGSVNAYK; encoded by the coding sequence ATGTTCGGCATCGGCAAGAAGAAGACCACGACGACGCCCGAGGGGGCAGCACCCGGCGTGGCAGCGCCCGACGCGACCGCTGCGGGGGCCACGACCGCGGCGGCCGCCTCGGCCCCGGCGTCGGACCTGGGGCTCGCGAAGGGGCGGATCAGCCTCGAGAAGCGGCAGGTCGTCAGCCTGACGAAGACACCGACGATCACCGTCACGATCTCGTGGCCGAACGCCACCGACTACGACGTGTTCGCGCTCGTGCAGTACCAGGACGGACACGTCGAGACCGTGGCGCAGTTCGGGACGAAGGACGACCGGAAGTCCTCGCCGCGCACCGCCGACGGCACCGTCGTGCACCGCGGGGACGAGCGTCGCGGGGCCGGTCGGACGACCATGGCGGACGAGGTGATCGACATCACGCTGAACCCCTCGATCGCGCGGATCGTGCCGGTCGTGTACTCCGCGCAGTCGAACGGCACCGGGTCGTTCCGCCGGTACCAGGTGAGCACGGCCGTCGACAACGGTGCCGGTGACGTCGTCGAGATCGCCGCGCGCGACGCCGACGCGAACGACAAGGTCTACACGTGCGTGCCCGCCGTCATCACGAACGGCGACCACGTCCGGATCGAGAAGCTCGAGGCGTACTCGAAGCCGGGGTCCGAGCGTCGCCCGGTCGTCGAGGCCGACGGCACCGTCCGCATGGACGCCGGGTCGGTGAACGCCTACAAGTGA
- a CDS encoding DUF805 domain-containing protein has translation MSNDSVQPGGVALRDPFYGAPFTEALRRFWRKYTVFTGRASRSEFWWWWITWFAIGLVLQLAPQAFTPDAPMLENPVGSYLFVLWGLATLVGSLALGARRLHDANLSGFWQFLHVLPVVGSIVLFVLFLLPTNPKGVRFD, from the coding sequence ATGAGCAACGACAGCGTGCAGCCCGGCGGCGTCGCCCTGCGCGACCCCTTCTACGGGGCACCGTTCACCGAGGCCCTGCGCCGCTTCTGGCGGAAGTACACCGTCTTCACCGGACGGGCCTCGCGCTCCGAGTTCTGGTGGTGGTGGATCACCTGGTTCGCGATCGGCCTCGTGCTGCAGCTCGCACCGCAGGCGTTCACCCCCGACGCGCCGATGCTCGAGAACCCCGTCGGCTCGTACCTGTTCGTGCTGTGGGGGCTCGCGACGCTGGTCGGCTCGCTCGCCCTCGGCGCCCGGCGGCTGCACGACGCGAACCTGTCCGGCTTCTGGCAGTTCCTGCACGTGCTGCCGGTCGTCGGCTCGATCGTGCTGTTCGTGCTCTTCCTGCTGCCCACGAACCCGAAGGGCGTGCGGTTCGACTGA
- a CDS encoding ABC transporter ATP-binding protein: protein MTQQDQFPPVDTAAGPGGTDPVGAEAADTQTAAPITASVTTLGVRGEERQDYTKAESKRLRRRSLALLGSLTAPLKLRLVWLGVVVVVSTAGTVAGPALIAWGIDNALPAVLDRDDWTPAFGVVATYVVVAILGAVLTAWYTVLAARISQAILFDLRKRVFLHTQRLSLEFHETYTSGRIISRQTSDLDSIRELLDSGLNQLIQGVLYMVFTAIALVLLDPTSGLVLAVSLVPLWFLVRWFQTRSQTLFRATRTTSARVIVHFVETMTGIRAVQAFRKESRNRDEYGGYVEQYRVANTKVFNLFGTFDPVLVLIGNATLAAVVIVGGFRIVGGSLEVGALLAVALYAKRFFDPAQELAMFYNGYQSASAAMEKISGVLEERPSVPDPVKPVRLPDATGKMDFERVEFAYNAGKVVLPEFDLHIPAGQTIALVGSTGAGKSTLAKLMARFYDPTTGSVQLDGVDLRDLDPKDMRRAIVMVTQEAYLFSGSVADNIALGKPGATRAEIEAAARAVGAHEFITALPDGYDTDVNKRGGRVSAGQRQLLSFARAFIADPKVLILDEATASLDIPSERLVQEGLETLLADRTAVIIAHRLSTVAIAHRVLVMEYGRIVEDGTPDDLIAGTGRFAQLHAAWRDSLV, encoded by the coding sequence ATGACCCAGCAGGACCAGTTCCCGCCCGTCGACACGGCAGCCGGGCCGGGAGGCACGGATCCCGTCGGTGCCGAGGCTGCGGACACGCAGACTGCCGCACCGATCACCGCGTCCGTCACCACCCTCGGCGTGCGCGGCGAGGAGCGGCAGGACTACACGAAGGCGGAGAGCAAGCGCCTGCGGCGCCGCTCGCTCGCCCTGCTCGGCTCGCTGACGGCACCGCTGAAGCTGCGCCTGGTCTGGCTCGGCGTGGTCGTGGTCGTCTCCACCGCCGGCACCGTCGCCGGCCCCGCGCTCATCGCGTGGGGCATCGACAACGCCCTGCCCGCGGTGCTCGACCGCGACGACTGGACGCCGGCGTTCGGCGTCGTCGCGACGTACGTCGTGGTCGCGATCCTCGGCGCCGTGCTCACGGCCTGGTACACCGTGCTCGCGGCCCGGATCAGCCAGGCGATCCTGTTCGACCTGCGGAAGCGCGTGTTCCTGCACACGCAGCGGCTCTCGCTCGAGTTCCACGAGACGTACACGTCCGGCCGGATCATCTCGCGCCAGACGAGCGACCTCGACTCGATCCGCGAGCTGCTCGACTCCGGGCTGAACCAGCTCATCCAGGGCGTGCTGTACATGGTGTTCACGGCGATCGCCCTGGTGCTGCTCGACCCGACGTCCGGACTCGTGCTCGCGGTGTCGCTCGTGCCGCTGTGGTTCCTGGTCCGCTGGTTCCAGACCCGGTCGCAGACGCTGTTCCGCGCCACCCGCACCACCTCGGCGAGGGTGATCGTGCACTTCGTCGAGACGATGACGGGCATCCGGGCGGTGCAGGCGTTCCGCAAGGAGTCCCGCAACCGTGACGAGTACGGCGGGTACGTCGAGCAGTACCGGGTGGCGAACACGAAGGTGTTCAACCTGTTCGGGACGTTCGACCCGGTGCTCGTGCTCATCGGCAACGCGACGCTCGCCGCGGTCGTCATCGTCGGCGGCTTCCGGATCGTCGGCGGTTCGCTCGAGGTCGGCGCGCTGCTCGCGGTCGCGCTGTACGCCAAGCGGTTCTTCGACCCCGCGCAGGAACTCGCGATGTTCTACAACGGGTACCAGTCCGCGTCGGCGGCGATGGAGAAGATCTCCGGCGTCCTCGAGGAACGGCCGAGCGTGCCGGATCCGGTGAAGCCGGTCCGCCTGCCCGACGCCACCGGGAAGATGGACTTCGAGCGGGTCGAGTTCGCGTACAACGCGGGCAAGGTCGTGCTGCCGGAGTTCGACCTCCACATCCCGGCGGGGCAGACCATCGCGCTCGTCGGGTCGACCGGTGCCGGGAAGTCGACGCTCGCCAAGCTGATGGCGCGCTTCTACGACCCGACGACGGGCTCCGTGCAGCTCGACGGCGTCGACCTGCGGGACCTCGACCCGAAGGACATGCGCCGTGCGATCGTCATGGTGACGCAGGAGGCGTACCTGTTCTCGGGCTCGGTGGCGGACAACATCGCGCTCGGCAAGCCCGGGGCGACCCGTGCCGAGATCGAGGCGGCGGCCCGGGCCGTTGGAGCGCACGAGTTCATCACGGCGCTCCCGGACGGGTACGACACCGACGTGAACAAGCGCGGTGGCCGGGTGTCGGCCGGGCAGCGGCAGCTCCTGTCGTTCGCCCGGGCGTTCATCGCCGACCCGAAGGTGCTCATCCTCGACGAGGCGACCGCGTCGCTCGACATCCCGTCCGAGCGGCTCGTGCAGGAGGGCCTCGAGACGCTGCTCGCCGACCGCACCGCGGTGATCATCGCGCACCGGCTGTCGACCGTGGCGATCGCCCACCGGGTGCTCGTGATGGAGTACGGCCGGATCGTCGAGGACGGCACGCCCGACGACCTCATCGCGGGCACCGGGCGGTTCGCCCAGCTGCACGCGGCGTGGCGGGACTCGCTCGTGTGA
- a CDS encoding ABC transporter ATP-binding protein encodes MSQTPDQARPSTVRPSTDRPSTLRAIARIMPYVRPYRGRLIGGVAAAMGASLVALAIPYVLQWLVDGPLSTGDAGQIWPAGLAVLALGALEAFFIASRRRLVMRPSTRIESNMRNALYAKLQDLPVSFHDRWESGQLLSRSVSDLSLIRRWLAFGVVLLVVNIVTIAVGFVVLFTFGWLLGVIFLVACIPIWVTALLFERRYSIVARRSQDQVGDLATSVEQSVHGIRVLKAFGRGRSKLEEFSEQAEALRGTEIEKAKAIAGIWLWLLLVPDVAFALCLLAGIWLASQGEMTVGQLFAFFATATVLRFPIESIGFFLSMTFDTRTAIDRFFEVMDSENTIQDPAEPKTIAEPHGALSFNDVHFRYQDATDEYPDLVDGVELQLQPGETMALVGLTGSGKTTLLSLVPRLYDVTGGSITIDGVDVRDLTRAELRRHVGVAFEDATLFSTSVRDNVLLGRPDLSGDEAERIMREALDIAQASFVDDLPEGVDTRVGEEGLSLSGGQRQRLALARAIAARPSVLVLDDPLSALDVDTEARVEAGLRRVLADTTSLIVAHRPSTVTLADRVALMEGGRITAVGTHSELMATNEHYRYVISSLDEDDAPAREEAMA; translated from the coding sequence ATGTCCCAGACGCCCGACCAGGCGCGCCCGTCCACCGTCCGACCCTCCACCGACCGACCCTCCACGCTGCGCGCGATCGCGCGCATCATGCCCTACGTGCGCCCGTACCGCGGGCGCCTGATCGGCGGCGTGGCCGCCGCGATGGGCGCCTCGCTCGTCGCGCTCGCCATCCCCTACGTGCTGCAGTGGCTCGTCGACGGCCCGCTGTCGACCGGCGACGCCGGGCAGATCTGGCCGGCCGGCCTGGCCGTGCTCGCACTCGGCGCCCTCGAGGCGTTCTTCATCGCCTCGCGCCGCCGACTGGTGATGCGGCCCTCGACCCGCATCGAGTCGAACATGCGCAACGCGCTGTACGCGAAGCTGCAGGACCTGCCGGTGTCGTTCCACGACCGCTGGGAGTCCGGGCAGCTGCTGTCCCGCTCGGTGTCCGACCTGTCGCTCATCCGTCGCTGGCTGGCGTTCGGCGTCGTCCTGCTCGTGGTGAACATCGTGACCATCGCGGTCGGCTTCGTCGTGCTGTTCACCTTCGGGTGGCTGCTCGGGGTGATCTTCCTGGTGGCGTGCATCCCGATCTGGGTGACCGCGCTGCTGTTCGAGCGCCGCTACTCGATCGTCGCGCGCCGCAGCCAGGACCAGGTCGGTGACCTCGCGACGAGCGTCGAGCAGTCGGTGCACGGCATCCGCGTGCTCAAGGCGTTCGGTCGCGGCCGCAGCAAGCTCGAGGAGTTCAGCGAGCAGGCCGAGGCGCTCCGCGGCACCGAGATCGAGAAGGCGAAGGCCATCGCCGGCATCTGGCTCTGGCTGCTGCTCGTCCCCGACGTCGCGTTCGCGCTGTGCCTGCTCGCCGGCATCTGGCTCGCGTCCCAGGGCGAGATGACGGTCGGGCAGCTCTTCGCGTTCTTCGCGACCGCGACCGTGCTGCGGTTCCCGATCGAGTCGATCGGGTTCTTCCTGTCGATGACCTTCGACACCCGCACCGCGATCGACCGGTTCTTCGAGGTGATGGACTCCGAGAACACGATCCAGGACCCCGCGGAGCCGAAGACCATCGCGGAACCGCACGGTGCGCTGTCGTTCAACGACGTGCACTTCCGGTACCAGGACGCGACCGACGAGTACCCGGACCTGGTCGACGGCGTCGAGCTGCAGCTGCAGCCCGGCGAGACCATGGCGCTCGTCGGCCTGACCGGTAGCGGCAAGACCACGCTGCTGTCGCTCGTCCCGCGGCTCTACGACGTCACCGGCGGCTCGATCACGATCGACGGCGTCGACGTCCGTGACCTCACCCGCGCCGAGCTCCGTCGGCACGTCGGCGTCGCGTTCGAGGACGCCACGCTCTTCTCGACGAGCGTGCGTGACAACGTGCTGCTCGGGCGTCCGGACCTCAGCGGGGACGAGGCCGAGCGGATCATGCGCGAGGCCCTCGACATCGCGCAGGCGTCCTTCGTCGACGACCTGCCCGAGGGCGTCGACACCCGCGTCGGCGAGGAGGGGCTGTCCCTCTCCGGTGGGCAGCGGCAGCGCCTGGCGCTCGCGCGCGCGATCGCCGCGCGGCCGTCGGTCCTCGTGCTCGACGACCCGCTGTCCGCGCTCGACGTCGACACCGAGGCGCGGGTCGAGGCCGGGCTCCGCCGGGTCCTCGCCGACACCACGTCGCTCATCGTCGCGCACCGCCCGTCCACCGTGACGCTCGCCGACCGGGTGGCGCTCATGGAGGGCGGCCGGATCACCGCCGTCGGCACCCACTCGGAGCTGATGGCCACCAACGAGCACTACCGCTACGTCATCTCCTCGCTCGACGAGGACGACGCACCCGCCCGAGAGGAGGCGATGGCATGA
- the purH gene encoding bifunctional phosphoribosylaminoimidazolecarboxamide formyltransferase/IMP cyclohydrolase: MSVHAADPSLYRHRDVVPVRRALVSVSDKSGLLELAGALADAGVELVSTGSTAQTIRDAGYAVTDVSSVTGFPESLDGRVKTLHPAVHAGLLADLRLASHEQQLAELGIAPFELVVVNLYPFVETVASGADAATVVENVDIGGPAMVRASAKNHPNVAIVVSPSSYAEVVEAVRAGGTSLALRKRLAAQAFAHTASYDAAVASYFASDVVEQAAAPTTAGDLATPGSFDAHLRIDADLAATLRYGENAHQAAALYTTVGGAGIAQATQLHGKEMSYNNYVDADAAVRAAYDFDTPAVAIIKHANPCGIATAPADAVDPIASAHAAAHACDPLSAFGGVIAANRPVTLQMAETVADIFTEVVIAPAFDPEALELLSRKKNIRLLTLPADFALATREVKQVSGGFLVQDADRFTTFDQSTWDLVAGAPADDATLADLAFAWKASRAVKSNAILLADRGASVGVGMGQVNRVDSCHLAVTRAGDRAAGSVAASDAFFPFADGLQVLLDAGVRAVAQPGGSVRDAEVIAAAQAAGVTMYFTGERHFFH; this comes from the coding sequence ATGAGCGTGCACGCCGCCGACCCCAGCCTCTACCGCCACCGCGACGTCGTCCCCGTGCGTCGCGCCCTCGTCTCGGTCAGCGACAAGAGCGGGCTACTGGAGCTCGCCGGTGCCCTGGCCGACGCCGGGGTCGAGCTCGTGTCGACGGGCAGCACCGCGCAGACGATCCGCGACGCCGGGTACGCCGTGACCGACGTGTCGAGCGTGACCGGGTTCCCGGAGTCGCTCGACGGCCGTGTCAAGACCCTGCACCCCGCCGTGCACGCCGGGCTGCTCGCCGACCTGCGGCTGGCGTCGCACGAGCAGCAGCTCGCCGAGCTCGGCATCGCGCCGTTCGAGCTCGTCGTGGTGAACCTCTACCCCTTCGTCGAGACCGTGGCCTCCGGTGCCGACGCCGCGACCGTGGTCGAGAACGTCGACATCGGCGGCCCCGCGATGGTCCGGGCATCGGCGAAGAACCACCCGAACGTCGCGATCGTCGTGTCGCCGTCCTCCTACGCCGAGGTCGTCGAGGCCGTGCGGGCCGGTGGCACGAGCCTCGCGCTCCGGAAGCGCCTCGCCGCGCAGGCGTTCGCGCACACCGCCTCGTACGACGCCGCGGTCGCGTCGTACTTCGCCAGCGACGTCGTCGAGCAGGCCGCGGCCCCGACGACCGCCGGTGACCTCGCGACGCCCGGGTCGTTCGACGCGCACCTGCGGATCGACGCCGACCTGGCTGCGACCCTCCGCTACGGCGAGAACGCGCACCAGGCGGCGGCGCTGTACACGACCGTCGGGGGAGCGGGCATCGCCCAGGCGACGCAGCTGCACGGCAAGGAGATGTCGTACAACAACTACGTCGACGCCGACGCCGCCGTCCGTGCCGCGTACGACTTCGACACCCCCGCGGTCGCGATCATCAAGCACGCGAACCCGTGCGGCATCGCGACCGCCCCCGCCGACGCGGTCGACCCGATCGCCTCGGCCCACGCCGCCGCCCACGCGTGCGACCCGCTCTCGGCGTTCGGTGGCGTCATCGCGGCGAACCGCCCGGTCACGCTGCAGATGGCCGAGACGGTCGCGGACATCTTCACCGAGGTCGTCATCGCTCCGGCGTTCGACCCCGAGGCGCTCGAGCTCCTGTCCCGGAAGAAGAACATCCGGCTGCTCACCCTGCCGGCCGACTTCGCCCTCGCGACCCGCGAGGTCAAGCAGGTCTCCGGCGGCTTCCTCGTGCAGGACGCCGACCGCTTCACGACCTTCGACCAGTCCACGTGGGACCTCGTCGCCGGTGCACCCGCTGACGACGCCACCCTGGCCGACCTCGCGTTCGCGTGGAAGGCCAGCCGTGCGGTGAAGTCGAACGCGATCCTGCTCGCCGACCGGGGCGCGAGCGTCGGCGTCGGCATGGGCCAGGTGAACCGGGTGGACTCCTGCCACCTGGCCGTCACCCGCGCGGGCGACCGTGCCGCCGGGAGCGTCGCCGCCTCCGACGCGTTCTTCCCGTTCGCCGACGGCTTGCAGGTGCTGCTCGACGCCGGGGTCCGCGCGGTCGCCCAGCCGGGCGGGAGCGTGCGTGACGCCGAGGTGATCGCGGCGGCGCAGGCGGCCGGCGTGACGATGTACTTCACGGGCGAGCGGCACTTCTTCCACTGA
- the purN gene encoding phosphoribosylglycinamide formyltransferase: MLELVVLISGTGSNLRALLQATTAAEYPARVVAIGADRDAEGLGLGEEFGIPTFTVPFSRYASREEWGAELAAQIRPWSPDLLVLSGLMRLLPHAVVSEFAPAIINTHPAYLPEFPGAHGVRDALAAGVEQTGASVIQVDDGVDTGPILAQERVPVLPGDTESTLHDRIKPVERRLLIQTVLDIATGTTDLKGPPSA; the protein is encoded by the coding sequence GTGCTCGAACTGGTCGTCCTGATCTCCGGTACCGGGTCGAACCTGCGGGCCCTGCTCCAGGCGACCACCGCTGCCGAGTACCCCGCCCGCGTCGTCGCGATCGGGGCCGACCGCGACGCCGAGGGCCTCGGGCTCGGCGAGGAGTTCGGCATCCCGACCTTCACGGTCCCGTTCTCGCGCTACGCCTCGCGCGAGGAGTGGGGCGCCGAGCTCGCCGCCCAGATCCGCCCGTGGTCGCCCGACCTGCTCGTGCTCTCCGGCCTCATGCGCCTGCTGCCCCACGCCGTGGTGTCCGAGTTCGCCCCGGCGATCATCAACACGCACCCCGCGTACCTGCCCGAGTTCCCCGGCGCGCACGGCGTCCGGGACGCCCTCGCCGCCGGGGTCGAGCAGACCGGCGCGAGCGTCATCCAGGTCGACGACGGTGTGGACACCGGCCCGATCCTGGCCCAGGAACGCGTCCCGGTGCTGCCGGGCGACACCGAGTCGACGCTGCACGACCGCATCAAGCCGGTCGAGCGTCGCCTGCTCATCCAGACCGTCCTCGACATCGCCACCGGCACCACCGACCTGAAGGGCCCCCCGAGCGCATGA
- a CDS encoding DUF6350 family protein, with the protein MNRLGTALLAAVEAIVTVGVGLGIALVPLTLLWGFEYGLQVDWDVFWKAAGSVWLVGHGVDVTFRLGADAAGAAGVEGAAGDVHVTLAALGFAVVTAWLGGRAGRRFAETDHRTTGLLVGTVGVALLGTGVALSASSAAIHPVVWQSVVLPALWFAVPALVTSEVCRRRRALPADPLTQRVLDLTDRIPGVWRTTAAFALRAGTIVTAVVVAAAGVVVALLLLTSFADVIALYERSHAGVVGGIAMTVGQLAFLPDLVAWATAWLVGPGFAIGSGSSVSPVGTVLGPIPGIPVFGALPASGHTFGLLWVLVPVVAGFVVGGLLRPRLVQALGDRDSAVQRALAGVATGVVAGVLTGVLTGIASGSVGPGRLAQAGPDGLLVGLFAALEVGVPAVVALAIGSDLLRTPEGGWGRERWHEASDGADADAAAEDARAGSLVAALDEAGAGRAGEPHRFVVREAHDSSTHVDHPDAPVDDPGAVDPVLAGQVTEPITDEPVTAPPVAAEPVPHEPVPHEPVPHEPVAARPASPSASAPAPPSSSTPVAEPDDVPLPDWARTDVVAAERVAPVAAPIDRASHSPRGAVSNLRDRLRGAADGVRSRAADLRGLRDRVPGAGAPDRAALPEQDAEPLPHAPGTEPQPAFPWSTEEFVGGRDDTGVDVPDEQRGQDGQDETGGRRDHGDPARPAPTGGRSNWDATDQIAEDELPWWRRPKHDA; encoded by the coding sequence ATGAACCGCCTGGGAACCGCACTGCTGGCCGCCGTCGAGGCGATCGTGACGGTCGGCGTGGGCCTCGGCATCGCACTCGTGCCGCTGACCCTGCTCTGGGGCTTCGAGTACGGGCTCCAGGTCGACTGGGACGTCTTCTGGAAGGCCGCGGGCAGCGTCTGGCTCGTCGGGCACGGTGTGGACGTCACGTTCCGGCTCGGTGCGGACGCCGCCGGGGCCGCCGGGGTCGAGGGCGCGGCCGGGGACGTGCACGTCACGCTCGCGGCGCTCGGGTTCGCCGTCGTCACCGCCTGGCTCGGTGGACGCGCCGGACGGCGGTTCGCCGAGACCGACCACCGGACCACCGGCCTGCTCGTCGGGACCGTCGGCGTCGCCCTGCTCGGCACCGGCGTCGCGCTGTCGGCCTCGTCCGCCGCGATCCACCCCGTGGTGTGGCAGTCCGTCGTGCTGCCCGCGCTCTGGTTCGCGGTCCCGGCGCTCGTCACCTCCGAGGTGTGCCGTCGTCGTCGCGCCCTGCCGGCCGACCCGCTGACGCAGCGCGTGCTCGACCTGACCGACCGGATCCCCGGGGTATGGCGCACCACCGCGGCCTTCGCGCTCCGCGCCGGCACGATCGTGACGGCCGTCGTGGTCGCGGCCGCCGGGGTCGTCGTCGCCCTGCTGCTGCTCACCTCGTTCGCCGACGTGATCGCCCTGTACGAGCGCTCGCACGCGGGTGTCGTCGGCGGCATCGCGATGACCGTCGGCCAGCTCGCGTTCCTGCCCGACCTGGTCGCGTGGGCCACCGCGTGGCTGGTCGGCCCCGGCTTCGCGATCGGCTCCGGGTCGAGCGTCTCGCCGGTCGGCACCGTGCTCGGCCCGATCCCGGGCATCCCCGTGTTCGGTGCCCTGCCGGCGTCCGGGCACACCTTCGGCCTGCTCTGGGTCCTCGTGCCCGTGGTGGCCGGCTTCGTCGTCGGCGGACTCCTGCGTCCCCGGCTCGTGCAGGCGCTCGGCGACCGGGACTCGGCGGTGCAGCGGGCCCTCGCCGGTGTCGCCACGGGCGTCGTCGCGGGCGTGCTCACCGGCGTCCTGACCGGCATCGCGTCGGGGTCGGTCGGCCCGGGGCGACTCGCCCAGGCCGGTCCGGACGGGCTGCTCGTCGGGCTGTTCGCGGCGCTCGAGGTCGGCGTCCCCGCGGTCGTCGCACTCGCGATCGGCAGCGACCTGCTCCGGACGCCCGAGGGCGGCTGGGGGCGGGAGCGCTGGCACGAGGCGTCGGACGGCGCCGATGCCGACGCGGCCGCCGAGGACGCCCGTGCCGGGTCGCTCGTCGCCGCCCTCGACGAGGCCGGGGCCGGTCGCGCCGGCGAGCCGCACCGCTTCGTCGTCCGGGAGGCGCACGACTCGTCCACGCACGTCGACCACCCCGATGCGCCCGTCGACGACCCCGGGGCCGTCGACCCGGTCCTGGCCGGGCAGGTGACCGAGCCCATCACCGACGAGCCCGTCACCGCCCCGCCCGTCGCCGCCGAGCCCGTCCCGCACGAGCCCGTCCCGCACGAGCCCGTCCCGCACGAGCCCGTGGCAGCGCGCCCCGCGTCGCCGTCCGCGTCCGCCCCCGCGCCGCCGTCCTCGTCCACGCCCGTGGCGGAGCCCGACGACGTCCCGCTGCCGGACTGGGCCCGCACCGACGTGGTCGCCGCCGAGCGCGTCGCCCCGGTCGCTGCCCCGATCGACCGCGCCTCGCACTCGCCGCGCGGAGCCGTGAGCAACCTGCGCGACCGCCTCCGTGGTGCGGCCGACGGGGTCCGATCGCGCGCCGCCGACCTGCGTGGCCTGCGCGACCGCGTGCCCGGAGCGGGCGCACCCGACCGGGCCGCACTCCCCGAGCAGGACGCCGAGCCGCTGCCGCACGCCCCGGGCACCGAGCCCCAGCCCGCGTTCCCGTGGAGCACCGAGGAGTTCGTCGGAGGGCGGGACGACACCGGCGTCGACGTCCCGGACGAGCAGCGTGGGCAGGACGGGCAGGACGAGACGGGCGGCCGACGCGACCACGGCGACCCCGCACGTCCGGCTCCGACCGGTGGCCGCTCGAACTGGGACGCGACCGACCAGATCGCCGAGGACGAACTGCCCTGGTGGCGTCGTCCGAAGCACGACGCGTAG
- the sucD gene encoding succinate--CoA ligase subunit alpha, producing MSIFLTKDSKVIVQGITGGEGTKHTALMLGAGTQVVGGVNARKAGTTVTHGDVELPVFGSVREAVDTTGADVSIVFVPPAFAKDAVMEAIDAEVPLVVVITEGIPVQDSAAFWAHAKALGGKTRIIGPNCPGIITPGESLVGITPATITGKGPIGLVSKSGTLTYQMMYELRDLGFSTAIGIGGDPVVGTTHIDALAAFEADPETEAIVMIGEIGGDAEERAADYIKAHVTKPVVGYVAGFTAPEGKTMGHAGAIVSGSAGTAEAKKQALEAAGVKVGKTPSETAALLREVVAAR from the coding sequence ATGTCGATCTTCCTCACCAAGGACTCCAAGGTCATCGTCCAGGGCATCACCGGCGGCGAGGGCACGAAGCACACCGCGCTCATGCTCGGGGCGGGCACGCAGGTGGTCGGTGGCGTCAACGCCCGCAAGGCCGGCACCACCGTGACCCACGGCGACGTCGAGCTGCCCGTGTTCGGCTCGGTGCGCGAGGCCGTCGACACCACCGGTGCCGACGTCTCGATCGTCTTCGTCCCGCCGGCGTTCGCGAAGGACGCCGTGATGGAGGCCATCGACGCCGAGGTCCCCCTCGTCGTCGTCATCACCGAGGGCATCCCCGTGCAGGACTCCGCGGCGTTCTGGGCGCACGCGAAGGCGCTCGGCGGGAAGACCCGCATCATCGGGCCGAACTGCCCCGGCATCATCACCCCGGGGGAGTCGCTCGTCGGCATCACCCCGGCGACGATCACCGGCAAGGGTCCGATCGGTCTCGTGTCGAAGTCGGGCACCCTGACCTACCAGATGATGTACGAGCTGCGTGACCTGGGCTTCTCGACCGCCATCGGCATCGGCGGCGACCCGGTCGTCGGGACGACGCACATCGACGCGCTCGCCGCGTTCGAGGCCGACCCGGAGACCGAGGCCATCGTGATGATCGGCGAGATCGGCGGCGACGCCGAGGAGCGTGCCGCCGACTACATCAAGGCGCACGTCACGAAGCCGGTCGTCGGCTACGTCGCGGGCTTCACGGCCCCCGAGGGCAAGACGATGGGCCACGCGGGCGCGATCGTGTCCGGGTCCGCCGGCACCGCCGAGGCGAAGAAGCAGGCGCTCGAGGCCGCGGGCGTCAAGGTCGGCAAGACGCCGTCCGAGACGGCCGCGCTGCTGCGCGAGGTGGTCGCCGCGCGCTAG